DNA sequence from the Sphingomonas bisphenolicum genome:
CGGCGAGCCCTATATCGTGTTCAACGACACGGTGAACCGCATGATGCCCAAACATCATCGCGATCTGGGGCTGAAGGTATCGACCTCCAACCTCTGCTCGGAAATCACGCTGCCCACCGGTCGCGACCATCTGGGCAATGATCGCACGGCGGTCTGCTGCCTGTCGTCGATGAACCTGGAAACCTGGGACGAGTGGAAGGATCATCCGACCTTCGCCGAGGATATCATGCGCTTCCTCGACAATGTGTTGCAGGATTATATCGACCGCGCCCCGCCCGAAATGGCGCGCGCCAAATATAGCGCGATGCGCGAACGCTCGGTGGGTCTGGGCGTCATGGGCTTCCACAGCTTCCTCCAGGCGCGTGGGCTTCCCTTCGAAGGCGCCATGGCCAAGTCGTGGAACCTGCGCATCTTCAAGCATATCAACGCTCAGGTGAACGAAGCGTCGATGATGCTGGCGCAGGAACGCGGCCCGTGCCCCGACGCCGCCGATCAGGGCGTGATGGAGCGCTTTTCCTGCAAGATGGCGATCGCGCCGACCGCGTCGATTTCCATCATCTGCGGCGGCACGTCGGCCTGTATCGAACCGATCCCGGCGAACATCTACACCCACAAGACGCTGTCGGGCAGCTTCTCGATCAAGAATCCCTATCTGGAAAAGCTGCTGGTCGCCAAGGCGAAGGACAGCAGCGCGGTGTGGAACTCGATCCTGGAGAAGGGCGGCTCGGTCCAGCATCTCGACTTCCTGAGCCAGGAAGAAAAGGACACGTTCAAGACCAGCTTCGAAATCGACCAGCGCTGGCTGCTCGAACTGGCCGCCGACCGCACGCCCTATATCGACCAGGCGCAGTCGCTGAACCTGTTCATCCCGGCCGATGTGGAAAAATGGGATCTGCTCATGCTCCACTTCCGCGCCTGGGAATTGGGCATCAAGTCGCTCTACTATCTGCGGTCGAAATCGGTCCAGCGCGCGGGCTTCGCCGGCGGCGTGGAGGCCGACAATACGATCGACGCACCCAAGTTCGAAATCGGCGAGACCACCGACTATGACGAGTGCCTCGCCTGTCAATAAGGGTTTGACGCCGGGCGCGACGGCCTATGCCGCCGCGCCCGCGCATTCAGGCTTCTTCTTCGAACGTCACCGCGACGTCGGCATTGGCGGAAAGCCGCACCGTGCCGTCATCCTCGACTGCCGCGATCAGGCCCTGGCTGATATAATGATGATGCCCCTTATGGCTGCCTTCCCCGCTGTCCTTCTTGGTCAGCTTGATCCGGTCACCGTCCATATGGTCGACGGTGCCGACATGGACGCCATCGGCGCCGATCACTTCGGCATGTTCCTGAATGCTGCTGAGGTCGACCATGATATTTCTCCTGTGCGGGGGGTAGCGACGTCTCAACGTCCCGTCCCCGCCCGGGTTGCAACCGCCCTTCATTCGTAACGATTTCGCCCGGAGTTCCGTCCCATGCCTCTTCTCCAAGCCTCCAAGGTGTACAAGCCCTTCGAATATCCCTGGGCCTATGAATATTGGAAGCGCCAGCAGCAGCTGCACTGGCTGCCCGAGGAAGTGCCTTTGGGTGAGGATTGCCGCGACTGGGCGCAGAAGCTGTCCGATCATGAGCGCAACCTGCTGACGCAGATTTTCCGCTTCTTCACCCAGGCCGACGTGGAAGTGCAGGATTGCTACCACGAAAAATATGGCCGCGTGTTCAAGCCGACCGAGGTCAAGATGATGCTGACCGCGTTCAGCAACATGGAAACCGTCCACATCGCCGCCTACTCGCATCTGCTCGACACGATCGGGATGCCCGAAAGCGAATATAGCGCCTTCATGCAGTATAAGGAGATGAAGGACAAACACGACTATCTGCAACAGTTCGGCGTCGACACGGACGAGGATATCGCCCGCACGCTCGCCATGTTCGGCGGCTTTACCGAAGGCTTGCAGCTCTTCGCCTCCTTCGCGATGCTGATGAACTTCCCGCGCTTCAACAAGATGAAGGGGATGGGC
Encoded proteins:
- a CDS encoding DUF2171 domain-containing protein, producing the protein MVDLSSIQEHAEVIGADGVHVGTVDHMDGDRIKLTKKDSGEGSHKGHHHYISQGLIAAVEDDGTVRLSANADVAVTFEEEA
- a CDS encoding ribonucleotide-diphosphate reductase subunit beta codes for the protein MPLLQASKVYKPFEYPWAYEYWKRQQQLHWLPEEVPLGEDCRDWAQKLSDHERNLLTQIFRFFTQADVEVQDCYHEKYGRVFKPTEVKMMLTAFSNMETVHIAAYSHLLDTIGMPESEYSAFMQYKEMKDKHDYLQQFGVDTDEDIARTLAMFGGFTEGLQLFASFAMLMNFPRFNKMKGMGQIVTWSIRDETLHCEGIIKLFHAFCAERNCLTPAVKDDIMDMCQKTVRIEDAFVDLVFEMGPVPGMTPKDIKKYVRYIADWRLGQLGLKPIYMIDEHPLPWLAPMLNGVEHANFFETRATEYSKGATRGQWNDVWDAFDRRQKIKGSDAANTDDTDPDMFKAAGIAAE
- a CDS encoding ribonucleoside-diphosphate reductase subunit alpha, translated to MDFRDSGQGAGDVATVMDDLLDDMKAQASAAPVETRAEPEVLTSSTVQARRFAVTTDPSRDALLTEFGKDTLNDRYLLPGESYQDLFARVAAAYADDAAHAQRVYDYISRLWFMPATPVLSNGGTGRGLPISCYLNSVDDSLEGIVNTWNENVWLASRGGGIGTYWGNVRGIGEPVGLNGKTSGIIPFVRVMDSLTLAISQGSLRRGSAACYLDVSHPEIEEFLEIRKTSGDFNRKALNLHHGVLLTDEFMEAVRDGADFHLRSPKDQSIRGTVNARALFQKLVEVRLATGEPYIVFNDTVNRMMPKHHRDLGLKVSTSNLCSEITLPTGRDHLGNDRTAVCCLSSMNLETWDEWKDHPTFAEDIMRFLDNVLQDYIDRAPPEMARAKYSAMRERSVGLGVMGFHSFLQARGLPFEGAMAKSWNLRIFKHINAQVNEASMMLAQERGPCPDAADQGVMERFSCKMAIAPTASISIICGGTSACIEPIPANIYTHKTLSGSFSIKNPYLEKLLVAKAKDSSAVWNSILEKGGSVQHLDFLSQEEKDTFKTSFEIDQRWLLELAADRTPYIDQAQSLNLFIPADVEKWDLLMLHFRAWELGIKSLYYLRSKSVQRAGFAGGVEADNTIDAPKFEIGETTDYDECLACQ